From the genome of Flavobacterium luteolum, one region includes:
- a CDS encoding TonB-dependent receptor domain-containing protein produces MRVYLLIMLLFSGISFAQNTITGSVTDSNKQSVPGANVVVVGENTGASTDFDGSFKLTTNAKLPFSVKVSAVGFESKTVSVTAANQKINVILKGEETKLDEIVVSASRTPERVLESPVTIERMGVQEIKRTASPSFYDGLENMKEVQMNTSSMSFKSINTRGFATVANTRFMQLVDGMDNASPLLNFVLGNMIGVSEIDVQSVELLPGASSALYGANAFNGILFMTSKSPFTNQGISTYFKYGATSQEAAGTNSFYDFGIRFAHAFNKYFAAKANFTYMQATDWYATNYDDKTRGGIDRANPSYDGINVYGDEAATNIKGVGQKLEAMGLIPVGASNLLPNSMVSRTGYNEIDLTDNKAANTKIDFSLHGRPFGDERLEIIWQSKFGTGNAVYQGANRYYLNNFFMQQHKLEFKGKNFFVRGYMTGEDGGQSYDMIFTGININRKWKDDNTWFGQYAGAFIQGTLAGMTPEQAHAAARSTADTGRFLPGSTEFKNAFNQVISDPDVLTGSRLVDNSKMYHSDANYNFRDIIKFAEIQVGGSFRAYELNSHGRIYTDADSQINYNEYGAYAQLMKKFLDDRLKFTGSLRYDKSKNFDGNYSPRLSLVYSAGEKRNHNFRGSFQTGFRNPTTQDQYIGFNIGNAVLLGSAPDNLTRFNETFNLSAEGQLYTGSPTKVMNGNDAYGNSYIASSVTAFSAMAGSDPVAAAALLKKSRANYVKPEQVKAFELGYRSVFEGTSIDINGYYNIYNDFIGNLNVVSPFYGTAQDNPNIAAGTSDPGVQSIRALQNGEYRTYQLYTNSDVEINSLGFGVGLSRKIISDFELGVNYNYAQFDFDQAKDPSFEPGFNTPKHRVKMSIGNDKLFKNFGFNVSGRWNSEYLWQAGFADGIIKSATVIDAQINYGIPKLKSVVKLGAANIGGKEYYQVIGAGLIGQQYFASWTINP; encoded by the coding sequence ATGAGAGTCTACTTGCTAATTATGTTGTTATTCAGCGGAATATCTTTTGCGCAGAATACAATTACAGGTTCGGTTACAGATAGTAACAAGCAATCTGTTCCTGGTGCCAATGTTGTTGTTGTAGGAGAAAACACTGGTGCTTCTACTGATTTTGACGGATCGTTTAAATTGACTACCAATGCTAAACTGCCTTTTTCTGTAAAGGTTTCTGCGGTAGGATTTGAATCTAAAACGGTAAGTGTAACAGCGGCAAATCAAAAAATAAATGTGATTTTAAAAGGTGAAGAAACAAAGCTAGATGAAATTGTAGTTTCGGCATCAAGAACGCCTGAAAGAGTTTTAGAATCTCCGGTGACTATTGAAAGAATGGGGGTTCAAGAAATTAAAAGAACGGCTTCTCCTTCTTTTTATGATGGTTTGGAAAACATGAAGGAGGTGCAGATGAATACGAGCAGTATGTCGTTCAAGTCGATCAACACTAGAGGGTTTGCTACGGTTGCAAATACTCGTTTTATGCAGTTGGTAGATGGAATGGATAATGCTTCTCCGTTATTGAATTTTGTTTTAGGGAACATGATTGGAGTTTCAGAAATCGATGTTCAAAGTGTGGAATTACTTCCAGGGGCATCGTCTGCATTGTACGGAGCTAACGCTTTTAATGGAATTTTGTTTATGACTAGTAAAAGTCCGTTTACGAATCAAGGTATTTCGACTTACTTTAAATATGGTGCGACTTCACAAGAAGCAGCAGGTACAAATAGTTTTTATGATTTTGGTATTCGATTCGCGCATGCATTTAATAAATATTTTGCGGCCAAAGCAAACTTTACTTATATGCAGGCTACAGATTGGTATGCTACAAATTATGATGATAAAACAAGAGGTGGTATTGATAGAGCAAATCCAAGTTATGATGGGATAAACGTTTATGGAGATGAGGCTGCTACAAATATTAAAGGTGTTGGTCAGAAATTAGAAGCAATGGGGTTGATTCCGGTAGGCGCATCTAATCTTTTGCCGAATTCTATGGTTAGTAGAACAGGTTATAATGAAATTGATTTAACAGATAATAAAGCGGCAAATACAAAGATTGATTTTTCTTTGCATGGAAGACCTTTTGGAGATGAAAGATTAGAGATTATCTGGCAGAGTAAATTTGGTACAGGAAATGCAGTTTATCAAGGTGCTAACAGATATTACTTGAATAACTTTTTTATGCAGCAGCATAAGTTAGAGTTTAAAGGGAAAAACTTTTTTGTGAGAGGATATATGACTGGAGAAGATGGAGGTCAATCTTATGATATGATTTTTACAGGTATCAATATAAACAGAAAATGGAAAGATGATAATACTTGGTTTGGCCAATACGCAGGAGCATTTATTCAAGGGACTTTAGCAGGTATGACACCAGAGCAGGCTCATGCGGCTGCAAGATCTACTGCTGATACAGGTCGTTTTTTACCTGGGTCGACAGAGTTTAAAAATGCATTTAATCAAGTTATAAGTGATCCAGATGTTTTAACTGGGTCAAGATTGGTTGATAATTCGAAAATGTATCACTCAGATGCAAATTATAATTTCAGAGACATAATAAAATTTGCCGAAATTCAGGTTGGAGGTTCTTTTAGAGCATATGAGTTAAACTCTCACGGAAGAATCTATACCGATGCTGATAGTCAGATAAATTATAATGAATATGGTGCGTATGCACAATTAATGAAGAAATTTTTAGATGATAGATTGAAGTTTACAGGATCTCTTCGTTATGATAAGTCTAAAAATTTCGATGGTAATTATTCTCCACGTTTGTCTCTTGTGTATTCGGCTGGAGAAAAAAGAAATCACAATTTCAGAGGATCTTTCCAAACAGGTTTTAGAAACCCTACAACTCAAGATCAATATATAGGATTTAATATTGGAAATGCAGTGTTGCTTGGTTCTGCTCCTGATAACTTAACAAGATTTAATGAAACTTTTAATCTTAGTGCAGAAGGTCAGTTATATACAGGAAGCCCTACAAAAGTGATGAATGGTAATGATGCTTATGGAAACTCATACATAGCAAGTTCTGTTACTGCATTTTCTGCAATGGCGGGAAGTGATCCGGTTGCGGCGGCGGCTCTATTAAAAAAATCTAGAGCTAATTACGTAAAGCCTGAACAAGTAAAAGCTTTTGAGTTAGGGTATCGTTCTGTTTTTGAAGGGACATCAATTGATATTAATGGATACTATAATATTTACAACGACTTTATTGGTAATTTAAATGTAGTTTCTCCTTTCTACGGGACTGCGCAGGATAATCCTAATATTGCTGCAGGAACTTCTGATCCAGGCGTTCAGTCAATTAGAGCGCTTCAGAATGGTGAATATAGAACATATCAATTGTATACAAATTCAGACGTAGAAATAAATTCGTTAGGATTTGGAGTTGGGCTTTCTAGAAAAATTATTTCTGACTTTGAGCTAGGAGTAAATTATAACTATGCTCAGTTTGATTTTGATCAAGCAAAAGATCCAAGTTTTGAGCCTGGCTTTAATACACCAAAACATAGAGTAAAAATGTCAATTGGAAATGATAAGTTGTTTAAGAATTTTGGATTTAATGTTAGCGGAAGATGGAATAGTGAATATTTATGGCAGGCTGGTTTTGCTGATGGTATAATTAAATCTGCGACGGTAATTGATGCTCAGATTAATTATGGAATTCCAAAATTGAAATCGGTAGTAAAATTAGGTGCGGCTAATATTGGCGGTAAAGAATACTATCAGGTAATTGGAGCTGGGTTAATCGGGCAGCAGTATTTTGCTTCTTGGACTATTAATCCATAA
- the atpD gene encoding F0F1 ATP synthase subunit beta, producing the protein MSKVIGKVAQIIGPVVDVVFNGKDVELPKIYDSLEVTKKDGTILVLEVQSHIGENTVRTISMDSTDGLSRGYEVVGTGNPIQMPIGPDVYGRLFNVVGDAIDGLGDLPKTGENGLPIHRPAPKFEDLSTSSEVLFTGIKVIDLIEPYAKGGKIGLFGGAGVGKTVLIQELINNIAKGHGGLSVFAGVGERTREGNDLLREMLESGIIKYGDDFMHSMENGGWDLSKVDMPGMRESKATFVFGQMNEPPGARARVALSGLSIAEYFRDGAGSDQGKDVLFFVDNIFRFTQAGSEVSALLGRMPSAVGYQPTLATEMGAMQERITSTNKGSITSVQAVYVPADDLTDPAPATTFAHLDATTVLSRKIAELGIYPAVDPLDSTSRILTPHILGDEHYNCAQRVKEILQKYKQLQDIIAILGMEELSEDDKLAVSRARRVQRFLSQPFHVAEQFTGIPGVLVDIKDTIKGFNMIIDGELDHLPEAAFNLKGSIQDAIEAGEKMLAEA; encoded by the coding sequence ATGTCAAAAGTAATAGGAAAAGTTGCTCAAATCATTGGACCAGTAGTAGACGTAGTTTTCAACGGTAAAGATGTTGAACTTCCAAAAATTTATGATTCACTAGAAGTCACTAAAAAAGACGGAACTATTTTAGTTCTAGAAGTACAATCTCATATTGGTGAAAACACTGTTCGTACCATTTCTATGGATTCAACAGATGGTTTAAGCAGAGGATATGAAGTAGTTGGAACTGGAAATCCAATCCAAATGCCAATCGGTCCAGACGTATATGGACGTTTATTTAATGTTGTTGGAGATGCAATTGACGGTTTAGGTGATTTGCCAAAAACTGGAGAAAATGGTCTGCCAATTCACAGACCTGCACCAAAATTTGAAGATTTGTCAACTTCATCTGAAGTTTTATTCACAGGTATTAAAGTAATCGATTTGATCGAGCCTTACGCAAAAGGAGGTAAAATTGGATTGTTTGGTGGTGCTGGTGTTGGTAAAACAGTATTGATTCAGGAGTTGATCAACAATATCGCAAAAGGTCACGGTGGACTTTCTGTATTCGCTGGAGTAGGTGAAAGAACACGTGAAGGAAATGACTTACTTCGTGAGATGTTAGAGTCAGGAATTATTAAATACGGTGATGATTTCATGCACTCTATGGAAAATGGAGGATGGGATTTATCTAAAGTAGATATGCCAGGAATGAGAGAGTCTAAAGCTACTTTCGTTTTCGGACAAATGAATGAGCCACCTGGAGCTCGTGCACGTGTGGCACTTTCAGGATTATCTATCGCTGAGTATTTCCGTGATGGAGCTGGATCTGACCAAGGAAAAGATGTATTGTTCTTCGTTGATAATATCTTCCGTTTTACTCAAGCAGGTTCTGAGGTATCGGCACTTTTAGGACGTATGCCATCTGCAGTAGGTTACCAACCAACTTTGGCAACAGAGATGGGTGCTATGCAAGAGCGTATTACATCTACAAACAAAGGATCTATTACATCTGTACAAGCGGTTTACGTTCCTGCGGATGACTTAACTGACCCTGCGCCGGCTACAACTTTCGCGCACTTAGATGCTACAACTGTATTGTCTCGTAAAATTGCTGAGTTGGGTATCTATCCTGCGGTAGATCCGTTAGATTCTACTTCTAGAATCTTAACTCCACACATCTTAGGAGATGAGCACTACAACTGTGCACAAAGAGTAAAAGAGATTCTTCAAAAATACAAACAATTACAGGATATCATCGCTATCTTAGGTATGGAAGAGTTATCAGAAGATGATAAACTTGCAGTATCTAGAGCACGTCGTGTACAACGTTTCTTGTCTCAGCCATTCCACGTAGCAGAGCAATTTACAGGTATTCCAGGAGTATTAGTTGATATTAAAGATACTATCAAAGGTTTCAACATGATCATCGATGGTGAGTTAGATCACCTTCCAGAGGCTGCTTTCAACTTGAAAGGTTCTATTCAAGATGCAATCGAAGCTGGAGAGAAAATGTTAGCTGAAGCGTAA
- the glmS gene encoding glutamine--fructose-6-phosphate transaminase (isomerizing), whose translation MCGIVGYIGHRDAYPIVIKGLKRLEYRGYDSAGVMLYDEEAGIKVCKTKGKVSDLEAKANEGFTTNGNIGIGHTRWATHGVPNDVNSHPHLSNSGDLAIIHNGIIENYAPLKEELIKRGYTFKSDTDTEVLVNLIEEVQKNENLKLGKAVQVALNQVVGAYAIAVFDKKNPNELVAARLGSPLAIGVGEGEYFVASDASPFIEYTSNAVYLEDGEMANIRLHKPIKIRKIQDDSLVDPYIQELQMNLEQIEKGGYDHFMLKEIYEQPSVIKDTYRGRLHANEGIVQMAGVEDNLEKFLNAKRILIVACGTSWHAGLVAEYIFEEFTRIPVEVEYASEFRYRNPIINKDDVVIAISQSGETADTMAAIKLAKENGAFVFGVCNVVGSSISRESHAGAYTHAGPEIGVASTKAFTTQITVLTMIALRLGKAKGTLSNTDFHTYLQELEIIPEKVAEALETSDKAKEIAAAFKDSPNCLYLGRGYNFPVALEGALKLKEISYIHAEGYPAAEMKHGPIALIDEFMPVIVIAPKQGHYDKIVSNIQEIKSRSGKIIAVVTKGDTQVRELADYVIEIPETSDALSPLVTTIPLQLLSYYIAVMRGCNVDQPRNLAKSVTVE comes from the coding sequence ATGTGTGGAATTGTTGGATATATCGGTCACCGAGATGCCTATCCTATTGTAATAAAAGGATTAAAGCGTCTTGAGTACAGAGGATATGATAGTGCCGGCGTTATGTTGTATGACGAAGAGGCGGGCATTAAAGTTTGCAAAACAAAAGGTAAAGTTTCTGATCTTGAAGCTAAAGCCAATGAAGGTTTTACAACAAACGGAAATATTGGAATTGGACACACACGCTGGGCAACTCATGGGGTTCCTAATGATGTGAATTCGCATCCTCATCTTTCTAATTCTGGAGATTTAGCGATCATTCATAACGGAATTATAGAGAATTATGCGCCTTTGAAAGAGGAGCTTATCAAAAGAGGTTATACTTTTAAATCGGATACAGATACTGAGGTTTTAGTTAATTTAATCGAAGAAGTTCAAAAGAACGAAAATCTTAAATTAGGTAAAGCTGTTCAAGTTGCATTAAACCAAGTTGTTGGTGCGTATGCAATTGCTGTTTTTGATAAAAAAAATCCAAACGAACTTGTTGCAGCGAGATTAGGAAGTCCGTTGGCAATTGGAGTTGGAGAAGGGGAGTATTTTGTTGCTTCTGATGCTTCACCATTTATTGAATATACTTCTAATGCAGTTTATTTAGAAGATGGCGAAATGGCAAATATCAGATTGCATAAGCCTATTAAAATTAGAAAAATCCAAGATGACTCTTTAGTGGATCCTTATATTCAAGAACTTCAAATGAATTTGGAGCAGATTGAAAAAGGAGGGTATGATCACTTCATGCTTAAAGAAATCTACGAGCAGCCAAGTGTTATTAAAGATACTTACAGAGGAAGGCTTCATGCAAATGAAGGAATTGTTCAGATGGCTGGTGTTGAAGACAACTTAGAGAAATTCTTAAATGCAAAACGTATTCTGATCGTAGCTTGCGGAACTTCATGGCATGCAGGTTTAGTGGCAGAATATATCTTTGAGGAATTTACACGTATTCCTGTAGAGGTAGAATATGCTTCTGAATTTAGATATAGAAATCCAATTATCAATAAAGATGACGTAGTAATTGCTATTTCACAATCTGGTGAGACGGCAGATACTATGGCGGCTATTAAATTGGCTAAAGAAAACGGGGCATTTGTATTTGGAGTTTGTAACGTAGTGGGGTCTTCTATTTCTAGAGAAAGCCATGCGGGTGCTTATACACATGCAGGACCTGAAATTGGAGTAGCTTCTACAAAAGCATTTACTACTCAAATTACAGTTTTAACGATGATTGCTTTACGTTTAGGAAAAGCGAAAGGAACATTGTCAAATACAGATTTCCATACTTATCTTCAAGAGTTAGAAATTATTCCTGAGAAAGTTGCTGAAGCATTAGAGACTAGTGATAAAGCAAAAGAAATTGCGGCTGCATTTAAAGATTCGCCAAACTGTCTTTATTTGGGTAGAGGATATAATTTCCCAGTTGCTTTAGAAGGTGCATTGAAATTAAAAGAAATTTCATATATCCATGCAGAAGGTTATCCAGCTGCCGAAATGAAGCACGGTCCAATCGCTTTAATTGATGAGTTTATGCCGGTTATTGTGATTGCTCCTAAACAAGGGCATTACGATAAAATTGTAAGTAACATTCAGGAAATTAAATCTAGAAGCGGTAAAATTATTGCTGTAGTTACAAAAGGAGATACTCAAGTTCGCGAATTGGCAGATTATGTAATCGAAATTCCAGAAACTTCAGATGCCTTATCGCCATTAGTTACCACAATTCCGTTGCAGTTGCTTTCTTATTATATAGCTGTAATGAGAGGTTGTAATGTTGATCAGCCTCGTAACTTAGCGAAGTCGGTGACGGTAGAATAA
- a CDS encoding glycogen/starch synthase — MKDKRILYVSSEVVPYLAENEVSLMSYDVPKMINDQGGQIRIFMPRYGNINERRHQLHEVIRLSGMNLVVNDLDMPLIIKVASIPKERIQVYFIDNDEYFKRKATFTDEEGALYPDNDERAIFFAKGVVETVKKLNWVPDIIHVHGWLAAMLPIYMKHYYKHEALFSETKIITSVYGQSFDENLDLEMINKVKFDGVPHEAVSDLETPNYENVLKASILHSDGVIIASENVSPSLTKFIESSGKPFLPFAGKDGFADAYTNFYRTFGL; from the coding sequence ATGAAAGATAAGAGGATATTATACGTATCATCTGAAGTCGTGCCTTATTTGGCTGAAAATGAGGTTTCTTTAATGTCTTATGACGTACCGAAAATGATTAACGATCAAGGCGGTCAGATAAGAATTTTCATGCCAAGATATGGGAATATCAATGAGAGAAGACACCAATTGCATGAAGTGATTAGGCTTTCAGGAATGAATTTGGTAGTGAATGACTTAGACATGCCGTTGATTATTAAAGTAGCTTCTATTCCGAAGGAAAGAATCCAGGTTTATTTTATCGATAACGATGAATACTTCAAACGTAAAGCAACTTTTACAGATGAAGAAGGAGCTTTGTATCCTGATAATGACGAAAGAGCTATTTTCTTTGCAAAAGGTGTTGTTGAGACTGTAAAAAAATTAAACTGGGTTCCAGATATTATACATGTTCATGGTTGGCTTGCAGCAATGCTTCCAATTTATATGAAGCATTATTATAAACATGAAGCATTGTTTTCTGAAACTAAAATTATTACATCTGTTTACGGACAGTCGTTTGATGAAAATTTAGATTTAGAGATGATCAATAAAGTTAAATTTGACGGTGTTCCTCATGAAGCTGTGTCAGATTTAGAAACTCCAAATTACGAGAATGTTTTAAAAGCCAGTATTTTACATTCTGATGGGGTGATTATTGCGTCGGAAAATGTTTCTCCAAGTTTAACAAAATTTATAGAATCTTCAGGAAAACCTTTTTTACCTTTCGCCGGGAAAGATGGATTTGCTGATGCTTATACAAATTTCTACAGAACATTTGGACTTTAA
- a CDS encoding DUF4270 domain-containing protein, which translates to MYKTSFFKKSLLAVMAIFLYSCDKDFNAIGDGLVGDDHFGLESEKYDVLAFNQEVTPIQSNNMVTNALGIFDNPLFGTTTANFVTQIGLASYSPTIGESPVIDSVKIEIPYFSHVLSTDKEGNSTYELDSIYGDKNGKFKLSIYESGIQMRYSYFNSGNQLPQFYYTDQNTEFFNKKIGTRLNDKENTLQNDEFFFDAKEIVIKTTDPTTKVVTTDRKKPQMTLDLNKQFFQDKILNAAASKLSAEDLFQEYFRGLYFNVEKSGANPSNMALINFNEGKITVYYKAKTESTTDGDATENKTIVLNLKGASATTSNTASFLEDVRNPDYASAITTNVNKTDGDEKLYLKGGQGSVAVLRLFNPTDVLSYNSKGEPVTGANGVPDQLDEMRSNAVVKNWKVNEANLVFTIDADKMAGTEEPNRIFLYDLTNNTILLDYSTDASSTYGGLITVGSDKRGKSYKIRITGHIRNLIKDATAKNVDLGLVVSQSATMLTFNALKNKIQINDNPIEYFSAAPRTSVMNPLGTILYGGKTSVPEDKRLKLEVYYTKPN; encoded by the coding sequence ATGTATAAAACTTCTTTTTTTAAGAAATCTCTTTTGGCTGTAATGGCTATTTTTCTATATTCTTGTGACAAAGATTTTAATGCAATTGGTGATGGTTTGGTTGGAGATGACCATTTTGGACTTGAATCTGAAAAATATGATGTTTTAGCTTTTAATCAAGAAGTTACGCCTATTCAGTCAAATAATATGGTGACAAATGCTTTAGGTATTTTTGATAATCCGCTTTTTGGAACTACAACAGCAAATTTTGTAACTCAGATCGGGCTTGCGTCATATTCTCCAACAATTGGTGAATCGCCAGTTATTGATAGTGTTAAAATAGAGATTCCTTACTTTAGCCATGTTCTCAGTACTGATAAAGAAGGGAATAGTACTTATGAGTTAGATTCTATTTACGGTGATAAAAATGGGAAATTTAAATTAAGTATATATGAGTCTGGAATTCAGATGAGATATAGCTATTTTAATAGCGGTAATCAGTTGCCTCAATTTTATTATACAGATCAAAACACTGAATTTTTTAATAAAAAAATTGGAACAAGGTTAAATGATAAAGAGAATACTTTGCAAAATGATGAGTTCTTTTTTGATGCTAAAGAAATTGTAATCAAAACCACTGATCCTACTACTAAGGTGGTTACAACGGATAGGAAAAAACCTCAAATGACATTGGATCTTAATAAGCAGTTTTTTCAAGATAAGATATTGAATGCCGCTGCTTCAAAACTTTCAGCAGAGGATCTTTTTCAAGAATATTTTAGAGGTTTGTATTTTAATGTAGAAAAGTCTGGAGCTAATCCAAGCAATATGGCTTTGATAAATTTTAATGAAGGTAAAATTACCGTTTATTACAAGGCTAAAACAGAATCTACAACAGATGGTGATGCTACGGAGAATAAAACAATTGTTTTGAATTTGAAGGGTGCTAGCGCAACAACATCAAATACTGCTAGTTTTCTTGAAGATGTTCGAAATCCAGATTATGCAAGTGCTATTACAACAAACGTAAATAAAACGGATGGAGACGAAAAACTTTATTTAAAAGGAGGTCAGGGTTCAGTAGCGGTTTTAAGACTTTTTAATCCGACTGATGTGTTGAGTTATAATTCTAAAGGGGAGCCGGTAACTGGAGCAAATGGCGTTCCAGATCAGTTAGATGAAATGAGAAGTAATGCTGTAGTTAAGAATTGGAAGGTTAATGAAGCTAATCTGGTATTTACTATTGATGCTGATAAAATGGCAGGAACAGAAGAGCCAAATAGAATATTTTTATACGATTTGACAAATAATACCATTTTATTAGATTATTCTACAGATGCTTCTTCGACTTATGGAGGGTTGATTACTGTAGGTTCTGATAAAAGAGGGAAGAGTTATAAAATTAGAATCACAGGCCATATCCGTAATCTGATTAAGGATGCAACGGCTAAAAATGTTGATTTAGGACTGGTTGTTTCTCAAAGTGCTACAATGCTTACATTTAATGCGTTAAAGAACAAGATTCAAATTAATGATAATCCAATTGAGTATTTTTCTGCAGCGCCGAGAACTTCAGTTATGAATCCTTTGGGTACAATCTTATATGGCGGAAAAACTTCTGTTCCAGAAGATAAAAGATTGAAACTCGAAGTATACTACACGAAACCAAATTAA
- a CDS encoding SGNH/GDSL hydrolase family protein, with protein MVQKFKWLLLVSLTFMACNSDDDVAPVVESSDGKALTAGSADFSKYVALGDSFAAGFSDNALFIKGQEGAYPNILAQQFALVGGGDFKTPFANDNIGGLLLGGHVIAGQRLYFNTTVTPTHPESTVDPIEGVPTTEVTAHLSGTFNNLGVPGAKSFHLLAPGYGSAAGVAAGTANPYFARFASSATTTVLADALSQNPTFFSLWIGGNDELGYATAGGDPTVNPLTPPATFEAAYKGLVAQLVAGGRKGVIANLPNITTLPHFHVIAYNQLTQANLSSNGVSLVNTLNAQLYGPLSNALAFLGQGSRIKLLSTTGKNPLLIVDETLPDLSANLKAVLMGGGLDATTATVMGQIFGRARQALPTDLIVLGASSRIGKVPSVALDGVASPSPSLSQLGVTFPLPDRYVLLPSEVAEIEVATNAYNTVINAAAEANGLAIVDAKAIMDDLNKSSGITMNNFTLKATFVTGGMFSLDGVHPSPRGYAFIANKFIQAINAKYGSNLKGVDIGNYPVLFPSKL; from the coding sequence ATGGTACAAAAATTCAAGTGGCTTTTATTGGTTTCGTTAACCTTTATGGCTTGTAATAGTGATGACGATGTAGCTCCGGTGGTAGAGTCGTCTGATGGTAAAGCTTTGACTGCTGGAAGTGCTGATTTTTCTAAATATGTTGCTTTAGGAGATTCTTTTGCTGCGGGATTTAGTGACAATGCTTTGTTTATTAAGGGTCAGGAAGGAGCTTATCCTAATATTTTGGCACAGCAATTTGCTTTAGTAGGAGGAGGCGATTTTAAAACGCCTTTTGCAAATGATAATATAGGAGGTTTGTTGTTAGGCGGACATGTTATTGCTGGTCAGCGTTTGTATTTTAATACGACTGTAACGCCAACCCATCCAGAATCGACAGTAGATCCTATTGAGGGAGTGCCAACAACAGAAGTTACGGCACATTTATCTGGGACTTTTAATAATTTAGGAGTTCCGGGTGCTAAAAGTTTTCATTTGTTAGCTCCTGGTTATGGTAGTGCGGCAGGTGTCGCGGCTGGAACAGCAAATCCTTATTTTGCTCGCTTTGCATCGAGCGCTACAACTACAGTTTTGGCAGATGCTTTAAGTCAGAATCCGACTTTCTTTTCTTTATGGATTGGAGGAAATGATGAACTAGGTTATGCAACTGCTGGAGGAGATCCAACGGTGAATCCTTTAACGCCTCCTGCAACTTTTGAGGCGGCTTATAAAGGTTTGGTTGCTCAATTGGTTGCTGGCGGCAGAAAAGGAGTTATTGCGAATCTTCCAAATATTACAACTCTTCCTCATTTTCATGTGATAGCATATAATCAGTTAACGCAGGCTAATTTAAGTTCTAATGGAGTTAGTCTGGTTAATACTTTAAATGCCCAATTGTATGGGCCTTTGAGTAATGCTCTTGCTTTTCTGGGGCAGGGAAGCAGAATTAAACTTTTGTCTACAACAGGAAAGAATCCTCTGTTGATTGTAGATGAAACGTTGCCAGATCTTTCGGCAAATTTGAAAGCTGTTTTGATGGGTGGAGGGTTAGATGCTACTACTGCTACAGTAATGGGGCAAATTTTTGGACGAGCTAGACAAGCGCTTCCAACAGACTTAATTGTTTTAGGAGCTTCTTCAAGAATCGGAAAGGTTCCAAGTGTTGCACTTGACGGAGTTGCTTCTCCTTCTCCTTCATTATCTCAATTAGGGGTTACTTTTCCTTTGCCTGACAGATATGTTTTGCTTCCTTCTGAAGTGGCAGAAATAGAAGTAGCGACTAATGCTTATAATACAGTGATCAATGCGGCTGCAGAGGCAAATGGTTTGGCAATTGTTGATGCAAAAGCAATTATGGACGATTTAAATAAGTCAAGTGGTATTACAATGAATAATTTTACATTGAAAGCGACATTTGTTACAGGAGGTATGTTTTCTTTAGATGGGGTTCATCCTTCGCCAAGAGGATACGCTTTTATTGCTAATAAATTTATTCAAGCTATAAATGCTAAATATGGTTCAAATTTAAAAGGGGTAGATATTGGTAATTATCCAGTTTTATTTCCTTCAAAATTATAA